The Xiphophorus couchianus chromosome 14, X_couchianus-1.0, whole genome shotgun sequence genome includes a region encoding these proteins:
- the LOC114157517 gene encoding eukaryotic initiation factor 4A-I, giving the protein MSADYDNRDNGPEGMEPDGIIESNWNQIVDSFDEMNLREALLRGIYAYGFEKPSAIQQRAIIPCIKGYDVIAQAQSGTGKTATFAISILQQIDVEMKATQALVLAPTRELAQQIQKVVLALGDYMGASCYACIGGTNIRSEVQKLQAEAPHIVVGTPGRVFDMLTRKNLSSKNIKMFVLDEADEMLSRGFKDQIYEIFQKLSSNIQVVLLSATMPADVLDVTKKFMREPIRILVKKEELTLEGIRQFYINVEKEEWKLDTLCDLYETLTITQAVIFINTRRKVDWLTEKMHARDFTVSALHGDMDQKERDLIMREFRSGSSRVLITTDLLARGIDVQQVSLVINYDLPTNRENYIHRIGRGGRFGRKGVAINMVTEDDKRTLRDIETFYNTTVEEMPMNVADLI; this is encoded by the exons ATGTCGGCTGACTATGATAACAG GGATAATGGCCCAGAGGGCATGGAGCCAGATGGCATCATCGAG AGCAACTGGAACCAGATCGTGGACAGTTTCGATGAGATGAACTTGCGCGAAGCTCTGCTCAGGGGAATTTATGCCTATGGTTTTGAGAAGCCATCCGCTATTCAGCAAAGGGCTATTATCCCTTGTATCAAGG GTTATGATGTGATTGCTCAGGCCCAGTCTGGCACTGGGAAGACTGCCACCTTTGCCATTTCCATTCTCCAGCAGATTGATGTGGAGATGAAAGCCACCCAGGCTCTGGTTCTGGCTCCTACCAGGGAGCTGGCGCAGCAG ATTCAGAAAGTGGTGCTAGCCCTGGGCGACTACATGGGAGCCAGTTGCTACGCCTGCATTGGAGGCACCAACATCCGCAGTGAGGTCCAGAAGCTGCAGGCTGAAGCCCCCCACATCGTGGTGGGAACCCCCGGCCGAGTCTTTGACATGCTGACTCGTAAAAATCTCT CGTCCAAAAACATCAAGATGTTTGTGCTTGATGAGGCCGATGAGATGCTGAGTCGAGGATTCAAGGACCAAATCTATGAGATCTTCCAGAAATTGTCCAGCAACATCCAG GTCGTGCTCCTGTCAGCCACAATGCCAGCTGATGTTTTGGACGTCACAAAGAAATTCATGCGGGAACCCATCCGGATCCTGGTGAAGAAGGAGGAGCTGACCCTGGAGGGCATTCGCCAGTTCTACATCAATGTGGAGAAAGAG GAGTGGAAGCTGGACACACTGTGCGACTTGTATGAAACCCTGACCATCACACAAGCAGTCATCTTCATCAACACCAGGAGGAAAGTAGACTGGCTGACTGAGAAGATGCATGCCAGAGACTTCACCGTCTCTGCTCTG CACGGCGACATGGACCAGAAGGAGAGAGACTTGATCATGAGGGAGTTTCGCTCTGGTTCCAGTAGAGTTCTGATCACCACTGACCTGCTG GCCAGAGGGATTGATGTTCAGCAGGTGTCCCTGGTTATCAACTATGACCTGCCAACCAACAGAGAAAACTACATTCACAG GATTGGTCGTGGCGGTCGCTTTGGCAGGAAAGGAGTAGCCATCAACATGGTGACTGAGGACGACAAACGAACCCTGAGGGATATTGAAACATTCTACAACACCACCGTGGAAGAGATGCCCATGAATGTGGCTGACCTCATCTAG
- the med11 gene encoding mediator of RNA polymerase II transcription subunit 11 → MVVGALKAAVFFVVLSSGSLSAFLTRMANERLRVLEEVEKDIAVVLQCAGNIVLELSKDKHNASHLDRQLVQFQTSISRVENELGAQIRYLTQVATGQPHEGSTYSTRKDCQMSLNRAEYAKVKLGELGRTCEAMLEQQQQQI, encoded by the exons ATGGTTGTTGGTGCATTGAAGGCGGCTGTTTTCTTCGTTGTATTAAGTTCTGGTTCGTTGAGCGCCTTCCTAACCCGGATGGCGAACGAGCGGCTCCGAGTcctggaggaggtggagaaggaCATCGCGGTGGTCCTGCAGTGTGCTG GAAACATTGTTCTGGAGCTCTCCAAAGACAAACACAACGCCAGCCACCTGGACAGGCAACTGGTCCAGTTCCAGACGTCAATCAGTCGAGTGGAGAATGAACTGGGCGCCCAGATCCGCTACCTCACACAg GTAGCTACTGGCCAGCCGCACGAGGGCTCCACTTACTCAACCAGGAAGGACTGTCAGATGTCACTGAACAGAGCTGAGTATGCAAAGGTCAAGCTGGGAGAACTGGGTCGGACATGTGAAGCCAtgctggagcagcagcagcagcagatatGA